The following are from one region of the Pseudomonas putida genome:
- a CDS encoding glycoside hydrolase family 104 protein, which produces MARLTETQAGGANVLRFLDLIAFSEGTSTVKASDDGYNVLYGGGLFKGYFDHPRRKLTFPINGKPVTSTAAGRYQLLERYWDAYRVSLRLSGGFTPENQDRIALQQIRERKALDDIKAGRIEQAIAKCSNIWASFPGNNYGQNPHRLEKVLAQWQKLGGVLA; this is translated from the coding sequence ATGGCCAGACTCACCGAGACCCAGGCCGGAGGCGCGAACGTGCTCCGGTTTCTGGACCTGATTGCCTTCTCTGAAGGCACCTCGACCGTCAAGGCGAGCGATGACGGCTACAACGTGCTGTATGGCGGCGGCCTGTTTAAGGGCTATTTTGACCACCCGCGGCGCAAGCTGACCTTCCCAATAAACGGCAAGCCCGTAACCAGCACGGCAGCCGGCCGATACCAGCTGCTCGAGCGTTACTGGGATGCGTACCGGGTCAGCCTTCGCCTGTCGGGCGGATTCACGCCGGAGAACCAGGACCGCATTGCGCTGCAGCAGATCCGCGAGCGCAAGGCCCTGGACGACATCAAGGCCGGCCGTATCGAGCAAGCGATCGCCAAGTGTTCGAACATCTGGGCCAGTTTCCCTGGCAATAACTATGGGCAGAACCCACACCGCCTGGAAAAGGTGCTGGCTCAGTG
- a CDS encoding acyltransferase: MQGKHLAYRPDIDGLRAVAVLAVTIFHFNKQWMPGGFIGVDIFFVISGFLITGIIYGKGDGFSFADFYGRRVRRILPAAIFVTAITLVAGSLLMMPSDVKDLSGSAIAAALSAANVYFWLFLDTSYFAQSSETVPLLHMWSLGVEEQFYLVWPALMIIAMKLGGKRLLATAAVIIAIASFAVSEYYVTRDPSFAYYMLPSRAGELLVGALLFLWLDLRRISSAVANAAGIFGVALIAGSLAVLDETGGFPGVRSIVPAVGAALLILGGSDKSGLLAKALANPVARAIGLRSFSLYLWHWPVLAFYRYGLRRAKLGWRHRLCRCHAAAYRDHLPTDRNTIPYLLASLADDQGSTDICYQRRRDGAWVCLDPDQRLFTNRRSVDLQKRADPALLQYQVR; encoded by the coding sequence ATGCAAGGCAAACACTTAGCCTATCGACCGGACATTGACGGTCTTCGGGCAGTGGCCGTTTTGGCGGTTACAATCTTTCACTTCAACAAGCAGTGGATGCCAGGCGGGTTTATCGGTGTAGACATCTTCTTCGTCATCTCGGGGTTCCTTATCACCGGGATCATCTACGGCAAGGGCGATGGCTTCTCCTTCGCTGACTTCTACGGTCGTCGAGTGCGCCGGATCTTGCCTGCGGCCATCTTCGTCACGGCCATAACTTTGGTCGCCGGCTCGCTTCTCATGATGCCGAGTGATGTGAAAGACCTGTCAGGCTCTGCGATCGCTGCAGCTCTGTCAGCCGCTAACGTCTACTTCTGGCTTTTCCTCGACACCAGCTATTTCGCTCAGTCGTCCGAGACTGTGCCACTTCTTCACATGTGGTCGCTTGGTGTGGAGGAACAGTTCTACCTAGTGTGGCCGGCCTTAATGATCATCGCCATGAAGCTGGGCGGTAAACGCCTGCTGGCTACCGCGGCTGTGATCATCGCTATAGCATCGTTCGCGGTAAGTGAGTACTACGTTACGCGTGATCCATCATTCGCCTACTACATGCTGCCTTCCCGCGCAGGCGAGCTGCTGGTGGGTGCCCTGCTCTTCCTATGGCTGGACTTGCGGCGCATCAGCTCCGCCGTGGCGAATGCCGCGGGCATATTCGGCGTGGCCCTAATTGCTGGTTCGTTGGCCGTGCTAGACGAGACAGGCGGATTCCCTGGCGTCCGCTCGATAGTCCCAGCGGTCGGTGCGGCACTGTTGATCCTAGGCGGCTCCGACAAGTCCGGCCTGCTGGCCAAAGCGCTTGCCAACCCAGTCGCCCGGGCAATCGGACTTCGATCTTTTTCCCTGTACCTGTGGCATTGGCCGGTGCTGGCTTTCTACCGCTACGGGTTACGGCGAGCCAAGCTTGGCTGGCGGCATCGCTTGTGCCGCTGCCATGCTGCTGCTTACCGAGATCACCTACCGACTGATCGAAACACCATTCCGTACCTACTCGCCTCGCTGGCTGATGACCAAGGCAGCACCGATATTTGCTACCAGCGCCGCCGTGATGGTGCTTGGGTATGTCTTGATCCAGACCAACGGTTATTTACCAACCGACGATCGGTGGATTTACAAAAAAGAGCTGACCCAGCACTACTTCAATACCAGGTCCGCTAG